The proteins below come from a single Chloroflexota bacterium genomic window:
- a CDS encoding VanW family protein, with product MAVAEGPTTRHLDPREPTPAQWLDDLHARHGPSEPPRRPIRPASASASGWVVALLAIVAVGVISPVAALGMYQYVHVGRVYQGVSVLGVDLSGLTPAEAEPLVAARGAELTARPVTVRAGQETWRTDWGKLGLTMPVGTLVERAMAVGRQGSLPDQLYAQARALRGGRTVAAEEMLDPRPIETFVQAAAERLDRPMRNARLDMLPDLSFQLTSAQVGQRLDQDEGYRRMLAAAQGGLPDVELPLLVLQPQTTDEMRLPARARAEAMISAPVELRFAERSWAIDRAALAEMLVFSGGPGVPITVQLDAEKLRPHIDKIARELYQEPRNADVVWANGALKATTPSQDGRKLDVEAAMKVALEKIDAGQREVPLVASVTKPDIDSNNLAALGVKELIESATTSFAGSVPQKQHNVKLAASRLNNKLIKPGEKFSFNKALGPTTIDNGFQVAFGITSGPGGQGHQTVPSVAGGICQVATTLFQPVFWSGLQLEERHWHLYWIPAYNSKGVVGLDATVDEEVNLDLQFVNNTGNYLLIASRTDDTTVTFELYGTKPGWDVKVDGPKITDQKQPDTTPVVEQTAGLPEGQRYAVEAAREGFTATFVRTVTAASAQPRVLKLESKYAPSRNVTLVGTGGRPPSPTPAPSGSSSGFATP from the coding sequence TTGGCAGTCGCAGAAGGCCCCACCACCCGACACCTCGACCCCCGAGAGCCGACCCCCGCGCAGTGGCTCGACGATCTCCATGCGCGGCACGGACCGAGCGAGCCGCCGCGCCGCCCGATTCGGCCGGCCTCGGCGTCCGCGAGCGGCTGGGTCGTGGCCCTGCTGGCGATCGTCGCCGTTGGGGTGATCAGCCCGGTGGCGGCGCTGGGCATGTACCAGTACGTCCACGTCGGGCGGGTGTACCAGGGTGTCAGCGTCCTGGGCGTTGACCTGAGCGGCCTGACCCCGGCCGAGGCTGAGCCGCTGGTGGCCGCCCGCGGCGCCGAGCTGACGGCCCGCCCGGTGACGGTTCGGGCCGGCCAGGAGACCTGGCGCACCGACTGGGGCAAGCTCGGGCTGACGATGCCGGTGGGGACGCTGGTCGAGCGCGCCATGGCCGTCGGTCGGCAGGGTTCGCTGCCAGACCAGTTGTACGCCCAGGCGCGGGCGCTGCGGGGCGGCAGGACCGTCGCCGCCGAGGAGATGCTCGATCCGCGGCCGATCGAGACGTTCGTGCAGGCGGCGGCGGAGCGGCTCGACCGTCCGATGCGGAACGCCCGCCTCGACATGCTGCCGGACCTGAGCTTTCAGTTGACCTCGGCGCAGGTGGGGCAGCGCCTGGATCAGGACGAGGGCTACCGCCGGATGCTGGCGGCGGCGCAGGGCGGCCTGCCCGACGTCGAGCTGCCGCTGCTGGTGCTCCAGCCACAGACGACGGACGAGATGCGGCTGCCGGCCAGGGCCCGCGCCGAGGCGATGATCTCCGCCCCCGTCGAGCTGCGCTTCGCCGAGCGATCCTGGGCTATCGACCGCGCGGCGCTGGCCGAGATGCTGGTCTTCAGCGGCGGCCCCGGCGTGCCGATTACCGTGCAGCTGGATGCCGAGAAGCTGCGCCCACACATCGACAAGATCGCCAGGGAGCTGTATCAGGAGCCGCGCAACGCCGACGTGGTCTGGGCGAACGGGGCGCTCAAGGCCACCACGCCGAGCCAGGACGGCCGCAAGCTCGACGTCGAGGCGGCCATGAAGGTGGCGCTGGAGAAGATCGATGCCGGCCAGCGCGAGGTTCCGCTGGTGGCCTCGGTGACGAAGCCGGACATCGACAGCAACAACCTCGCGGCGCTCGGCGTGAAGGAGCTGATCGAGTCCGCGACCACCTCGTTCGCGGGGTCGGTGCCGCAGAAGCAGCACAACGTCAAGCTGGCGGCCTCGAGGCTGAACAACAAGCTGATCAAGCCGGGCGAGAAGTTCTCGTTCAACAAGGCGCTCGGTCCGACGACCATCGACAACGGCTTCCAGGTGGCGTTCGGTATCACCAGCGGCCCCGGCGGCCAGGGGCACCAGACAGTGCCATCCGTGGCGGGCGGCATCTGCCAGGTGGCGACGACGCTGTTTCAGCCAGTCTTCTGGTCCGGCCTTCAGCTTGAGGAGCGGCACTGGCACCTGTACTGGATCCCCGCCTACAACTCGAAGGGCGTGGTCGGCCTGGACGCCACGGTAGACGAGGAGGTGAACCTCGATCTGCAGTTCGTCAACAACACTGGGAACTACCTGCTGATCGCCAGCCGCACCGACGACACCACCGTCACCTTCGAGCTGTACGGGACGAAGCCGGGGTGGGACGTGAAGGTTGACGGCCCGAAGATCACCGATCAGAAGCAGCCCGACACGACGCCCGTCGTGGAACAGACGGCTGGCCTGCCTGAGGGGCAGCGGTATGCGGTCGAGGCCGCGCGCGAGGGGTTCACGGCGACGTTTGTGCGGACGGTGACCGCTGCCAGCGCGCAGCCGCGCGTGCTGAAGCTGGAGAGCAAGTACGCGCCGTCGCGGAACGTGACGCTGGTCGGGACGGGCGGCAGACCGCCAAGCCCGACGCCTGCGCCGTCAGGCTCGTCGAGCGGGTTCGCCACGCCGTAG
- a CDS encoding SDR family oxidoreductase, giving the protein MLNRFEGACVLITGGGGRIGAACGRRIASEGGLVVLVDRAESAVERIAGEIRSGGGRALALFADVTREDEIDATFARAAQETGRLDAVVVNAGIQLHKRDLPVHQQTLDSWDATQDVNYRGAFITCRAAARQLLAQGNGGSIVIMSSVTAFVGAASQNPAYTASKGGVLALGRAMAVQYGPDGIRVNMVCPGPLEQPPMAEDIDLPARERRLGDQVPLGRLGRADEIAPVVAFLASSDASFTTGAAFVVDGGFSAR; this is encoded by the coding sequence ATGCTGAACAGGTTTGAGGGTGCCTGTGTGCTGATCACCGGCGGCGGTGGACGCATTGGGGCGGCGTGCGGGCGGCGCATCGCCAGCGAGGGCGGGCTGGTTGTGCTGGTCGATCGGGCCGAGTCGGCGGTCGAGCGGATCGCCGGGGAGATCCGGAGCGGCGGCGGACGGGCGCTGGCGCTCTTCGCGGATGTGACCCGCGAGGACGAGATCGACGCGACGTTTGCGCGGGCGGCACAGGAGACGGGGCGGCTTGACGCCGTGGTCGTGAACGCGGGCATCCAGCTCCACAAGCGCGACCTGCCCGTCCACCAGCAGACGTTGGACTCGTGGGACGCCACCCAGGACGTGAACTATCGCGGGGCGTTCATCACCTGTCGGGCGGCGGCGCGTCAGTTGCTGGCGCAGGGCAACGGCGGCTCCATCGTCATCATGAGTTCGGTGACGGCGTTTGTGGGGGCGGCCTCGCAGAACCCGGCCTACACGGCCAGCAAGGGCGGCGTCCTGGCCCTCGGTCGGGCGATGGCCGTGCAGTACGGCCCGGACGGCATCCGGGTGAACATGGTCTGCCCGGGGCCGCTGGAGCAGCCGCCGATGGCTGAGGACATCGACCTGCCGGCCCGCGAGCGGCGGCTGGGCGATCAGGTGCCGCTCGGGCGGCTGGGACGCGCCGACGAGATCGCGCCGGTGGTGGCGTTCCTGGCATCCTCGGACGCGAGCTTCACGACCGGGGCGGCGTTCGTGGTGGA
- a CDS encoding endonuclease/exonuclease/phosphatase family protein, with protein MTALSALFGRSPGAADAPSRAARALRQAVTGAGLAYAASVFGYALIRKIAGTHPGWQELIDDLEPWAYLPGPALAALGRASGSGRLTAAGLGLMGLFGLRWGSRYLRHTPITPSQRSVASLTVMTYNTLAWQREGHDLEQSILAASPDIVALQEIGPRAAHYLADELKARFPYAYVSEASDSSGAAMLSRYPLGDVVAFKASDKGHWWQKMTIDTPPGPIAFFNIHTKIPYIRTTHRRKWLPRIPLQFHAERRLREVEHLVSLLEAETGPVIVCGDFNMTERSPDHRLLSGYLQDAYRAVGHGLGNTFPRVGSWPRTFPAPWPLLRLDYVWHSGHFDAAWAYRGEAGHSDHHPIVAGLRWTGVSRPMNAGFPLAASTV; from the coding sequence GTGACAGCTCTGTCTGCCCTTTTTGGACGCTCACCCGGCGCGGCGGACGCGCCATCTCGTGCTGCGCGCGCACTGCGACAGGCAGTGACGGGGGCTGGCCTCGCCTACGCCGCCAGCGTCTTCGGGTATGCGCTCATCCGCAAGATCGCCGGCACCCACCCGGGCTGGCAGGAGCTGATCGACGATCTGGAGCCGTGGGCCTACCTGCCAGGGCCGGCCCTGGCCGCCCTGGGCAGGGCCAGCGGCTCGGGCCGCCTGACGGCCGCTGGCCTCGGGCTGATGGGCCTGTTTGGGCTGCGCTGGGGGAGCCGCTACCTGCGCCACACCCCGATAACGCCCAGCCAGCGATCCGTCGCGTCGCTCACGGTGATGACCTACAACACGCTGGCCTGGCAGCGCGAGGGCCACGACCTCGAACAGTCGATCCTGGCAGCCAGCCCAGACATCGTCGCCCTGCAAGAGATCGGGCCGCGCGCGGCGCACTACCTCGCCGACGAATTGAAGGCGCGCTTCCCCTACGCCTACGTCAGCGAGGCGTCGGATTCGTCCGGCGCAGCCATGCTCAGCCGCTACCCGCTCGGGGACGTGGTGGCCTTCAAGGCGTCGGACAAGGGCCACTGGTGGCAGAAGATGACGATTGATACCCCGCCCGGGCCAATCGCCTTCTTCAACATTCACACCAAGATCCCGTACATCCGCACGACGCATCGCCGAAAGTGGCTGCCGCGCATTCCGCTTCAGTTCCATGCCGAGCGCCGCCTCCGCGAGGTCGAGCACCTCGTGTCGCTGCTGGAGGCCGAGACCGGGCCGGTCATCGTCTGCGGCGACTTCAACATGACGGAGCGCAGCCCCGATCATCGCCTGCTCTCGGGCTATCTCCAGGATGCGTACCGCGCGGTCGGGCACGGCCTCGGGAACACGTTCCCGCGTGTAGGGTCGTGGCCGCGCACGTTCCCGGCTCCGTGGCCGCTGCTGCGCCTGGACTACGTCTGGCACTCCGGCCACTTCGACGCGGCCTGGGCCTACCGTGGCGAGGCCGGCCACAGCGACCATCACCCGATCGTCGCCGGGCTGCGCTGGACCGGCGTCAGCCGGCCGATGAACGCAGGCTTCCCGCTGGCCGCGTCCACGGTCTAG